Genomic window (Sulfurimonas sp.):
GGAAAAACAAAACTTACCTGTTAAAAGACTATACTATGAGCTTGATATAGATGACCAAAGATTAACAGAAGAGATGCGAACAGGTGTTCATTGTCAAATATTAAGAGATAGTGAGGGAAGGATAGAACAAGTCTTACTTCCACTAAATGATGAACTACAGATTCATATCTATAAAAACAAAAATCTTTATCATTTTGAAGCAATTCCTATAATTAGCAGTTCTAAAGTAGAAGCCTTCACACTAAAAATAAAAAATTCTCCATATTATGACATCATCAAAGCAACTGGTTCAAAAAAACTTGCACAAATTTTTGTTTCAAATTTTAGAAATTCGCTAAACTTTAAAAGAGATTTAAGGGTTGGCGATACACTTGTTCTTATTTATGAGCAAAAATATCGTCTTGGTCGTCCTTTTTCGATGCCTATACTAAAAACTGCTATGATTGAGATGAGAAAAAAACAACACTTTATCTACTTAAATGGCGATGGTCGATATTATGATGAAAAAGGGCATGAGGTTGAAGGTTTTTTACTGGCTCGTCCAGTTCGAGGGGCAAGAATCTCTTCATACTTTACAAAAAGAAGATGGCATCCAATCCTACATAAATGGAAAGCGCATCTTGGAATCGACTATGCTGCAAGGCGTGGAACACCAATTATTGCCGCTGGAAGCGGAAGAATTATCTATGCATCTAGACTTGGAACTTATGGAAAACTTGTAAAAATCAGACATGCTGATGGATACGAAACAAGATACGCTCACTTAAAATCATTTCGTAGAGGAATAAGACGAGGAAAGTATGTAAAAAAAGGTCATACTATTGGCTATGTTGGAAGCACTGGTCGCTCAACTGGTCCCCACCTTCACTTCGAGCTTAGAAAAAGAGGTCGAGCTATAAACCCTCTTCGTGTTGTTCAAGTTACTACAAAAAAATTAAAAGGAAAAGAGAAAAAAGCCTTTTTGAAGCTTCAGAAAAATTATAATGAGAGCATTGCTTTGCATCTAGCAAATGAAACATCATTTACTAAACCTCAAAAAGTAGAAAGTTTTTGCTACTTTTATAATGGAGCATATTGTGAATAAAATAGACTCTATAACAAAACTGCAAAATCCAAAATTTGTAATACCTGTAAAGATAAACTACACTCAAAATGGCAAAAAGAAAGAGTGGGAATCGGTTAAAACGATTGACTGTGTTTCAAT
Coding sequences:
- a CDS encoding peptidoglycan DD-metalloendopeptidase family protein, which produces MIRFFILFLLTTALFGSQVERFRWIKGETYLIFLEKQNLPVKRLYYELDIDDQRLTEEMRTGVHCQILRDSEGRIEQVLLPLNDELQIHIYKNKNLYHFEAIPIISSSKVEAFTLKIKNSPYYDIIKATGSKKLAQIFVSNFRNSLNFKRDLRVGDTLVLIYEQKYRLGRPFSMPILKTAMIEMRKKQHFIYLNGDGRYYDEKGHEVEGFLLARPVRGARISSYFTKRRWHPILHKWKAHLGIDYAARRGTPIIAAGSGRIIYASRLGTYGKLVKIRHADGYETRYAHLKSFRRGIRRGKYVKKGHTIGYVGSTGRSTGPHLHFELRKRGRAINPLRVVQVTTKKLKGKEKKAFLKLQKNYNESIALHLANETSFTKPQKVESFCYFYNGAYCE